One genomic region from Quercus robur chromosome 4, dhQueRobu3.1, whole genome shotgun sequence encodes:
- the LOC126720798 gene encoding serine/threonine-protein kinase WAG2-like produces MDEDNSLFPSDADLDFSFNSSTTTTTTTTTTSSSARTSLARSSLTLSFNESHLSTTTLLPHPHHTSDPHWSAIKTITNLSSDHKLHLKHLKLLSHLGTGNLGRVFLCSLKHFEHLKFALKVIDKDSLTPKKLSQVQIESHILSLLDHPFLPTLYSHFDVSHYTCFLIDYCPNGDLHSFLRRQPHYRLPLQSVKFFAAEILIALEYLHALGIVYRDLKPENVLLREDGHVMLSDFDLCFRAHVAPTFDESEFVAEPTTAFSKSCVGTHEYLAPELVSGYGHGNGVDWWAFGIFIYELLYGTTPFKGRNKESTLRNIASSNKEVRFFHVAERENEEGIEEARDLIERLLVKDPKRRLGCTKGATEIKRHPFFDGIKWSLIRNYRPPLPHHQVVRKGKSPHVTHVKRQGGLWRWCKRFGCLLKNNSKSKINSNSKRNYYYNYVDSKSYSKVRKCS; encoded by the coding sequence ATGGACGAAGACAACTCTCTATTCCCTTCAGACGCAGATCTCGACTTCAGCTTCAACagctccaccaccaccaccaccacaaccaccaccacctcctcctCCGCCCGCACCAGCTTAGCTCGCTCGAGCCTCACTCTCAGCTTCAACGAGTCCCACCTCTCAACCACAACCCTCCTCCCCCACCCTCACCACACCTCAGACCCACATTGGTCCGCCATTAAAACCATCACCAACCTCTCCTCCGACCACAAGCTCCACCTCAAACACCTCAAACTCCTCAGCCACCTCGGCACGGGAAACCTCGGACGCGTCTTCCTCTGCAGCCTTAAACACTTCGAACACCTCAAGTTCGCTCTCAAAGTCATCGACAAGGACTCCTTAACCCCCAAAAAGCTCTCGCAAGTCCAAATCGAATCCCACATTCTCTCCCTCCTCGACCACCCTTTCCTCCCGACTCTCTATTCCCACTTCGACGTCTCTCACTACACTTGTTTCCTCATCGATTACTGTCCCAACGGCGACCTCCACTCTTTCCTACGTAGACAGCCCCATTACCGGCTACCGCTCCAGTCGGTCAAGTTCTTCGCCGCCGAAATCCTTATCGCTTTGGAATATTTGCACGCGCTCGGAATCGTGTACCGCGATCTGAAACCGGAGAACGTTTTGCTACGCGAAGATGGCCACGTCATGCTCTCTGACTTTGACTTGTGCTTCAGAGCCCACGTGGCACCCACTTTCGACGAGTCCGAGTTTGTCGCCGAGCCAACGACGGCGTTTTCGAAGTCGTGTGTTGGGACGCACGAGTACTTGGCGCCCGAGTTAGTCTCCGGTTACGGTCACGGTAACGGGGTGGACTGGTGGGCTTTCGGTATTTTCATCTACGAGTTGCTGTACGGAACGACGCCGTTTAAGGGAAGGAACAAGGAGAGCACTCTGCGTAACATAGCTTCGTCGAATAAGGAAGTGAGGTTCTTCCACGTGGCGGAGAGAGAAAACGAGGAAGGGATTGAGGAGGCGAGGGATTTGATAGAGAGACTGTTGGTGAAGGATCCTAAAAGAAGGCTTGGGTGTACCAAAGGTGCCACTGAGATTAAACGACACCCGTTTTTTGATGGGATTAAGTGGTCGTTGATCAGAAACTATAGGCCTCCATTGCCACATCATCAGGTGGTGAGGAAAGGAAAGTCACCGCACGTGACGCACGTGAAGAGGCAAGGCGGGTTGTGGCGGTGGTGTAAGAGATTTGGGTGCTTGTTGAAAAATAATAGTAAGAGTAAAATTAATAGTAATAGTAAAAGGAATTATTACTACAATTACGTAGATAGTAAAAGTTATAGTAAGGTTAGGAAATGTTCGTAG